A window of Danaus plexippus chromosome 12, MEX_DaPlex, whole genome shotgun sequence contains these coding sequences:
- the LOC116772671 gene encoding mpv17-like protein 2, whose protein sequence is MQAIGITWRRLADNIRSSNTATSFRRLVKVAFSDKYLLYTNVTISVSLSSVGDLMEQTYEIYTGDQDNYDFKRTRHMGFSGAALGVLCHHWYKVLDKVIIGKTFNMVTKKLLLDQFIFSPIMIVTLFGSLALFEKDPVANFKEEVRDKFTTLYQAEWMVWPPAQIINFYFLPTRFRVLYDNTISLGYDVYTSQVKHNKSLKK, encoded by the coding sequence ATGCAAGCGATTGGTATAACTTGGAGACGATTAGCCGACAACATCCGCTCATCCAATACAGCAACTAGTTTCCGAAGATTAGTGAAAGTGGCGTttagtgataaatatttattgtatacaaatgttACGATATCTGTGAGTCTATCATCTGTTGGTGATTTGATGGAACAaacatatgaaatttataccGGAGATCAGGATAACTATGATTTCAAAAGGACGAGACACATGGGCTTTTCTGGTGCTGCACTTGGTGTGCTATGTCACCACTGGTACAAAGTGTTAGATAAGGTTATTATTGGTAAAACATTCAACATGGTTACTAAGAAATTGCTTCTagatcaatttatattttcacccATAATGATAGTAACATTGTTCGGTAGTTTAGCATTATTCGAAAAAGATCCTGTAGCTAATTTTAAAGAGGAAGTTAGAGACAAGTTTACAACTTTGTACCAAGCGGAGTGGATGGTGTGGCCGCCggcacagattataaatttttatttcctaccAACTAGATTTAGAGTTTTATATGACAACACTATATCCTTAGGATATGACGTATATACCTCACAGGTTAAGCACAATAAGTCACTTAAAAAGTAA
- the LOC116772297 gene encoding nuclear receptor coactivator 5 isoform X2 yields MADKLTLDKVAMKDRATAHLRIYVGGLTDEANVDELYNHFIEYGQIDGIIINRIFGFVQFQQESSANDAIAKANGSVFQGKKITVRAALRNSGPKPETETVTIKNDIPPAAPLSDNKMPVPEEVPEEQYDNYGNYDQGYREEDYDDGYKGWNERDVSRGGLRGRGRGRGRGRGSIRENDARGFRDRSPLRGDWPERNFDRYTQPDYPRALPVPERNDCEIIVVSKALTEYAEYIEERLKRLGIVVDLLFPMEDVPIGKVLGNIASRGCLYAILVMPTNLEHRSLTLTILHGLPQEHRNMPIEDALTLMSRNFQEVQRGGARGREAVYALLGQLADGRALTVLQYDKVIEYLQERREQQVKLELGEPTPAPNNKTQVDLQQRILSILNDKKTKTESPPAPSPPKPEQNKLLNDPTVRKALDSILQKFI; encoded by the exons ATGGCAG ATAAATTAACGCTCGATAAAGTTGCCATGAAAGATCGTGCAACGGCACATCTTCGAATATACGTTGGGGGGCTTACGGATGAGGCCAATGTAGACGAACTATACAACCATTTTATAGAGTATGGCCAAATTGACGGTATCATAATAAACAGAATATTCGGATTTGTACAATTCCAACAGGAATCAAGCGCTAATGATGCTATAGCAAAAGCAAATGGAAGTGTTTTTCAAGGCAAAAAGATAACAGTTAGAGCAGCTCTTAGAAATAGTGGACCAAAACC GGAAACAGAAacagtaacaattaaaaacgaCATTCCTCCCGCTGCACCTCTCAGTGATAATAAAATGCCTGTTCCAGAAGAGGTTCCTGAAGAACAATATGACAATTATGGAAACTATGATCAGG gTTATAGAGAAGAAGACTATGATGATGGTTACAAGGGTTGGAACGAGCGGGACGTATCTCGGGGAGGCTTGAGGGGGAGAGGCCGCGGTAGAGGCAGAGGGAGGGGGAGTATAAGAGAAAACGATGCTAGGGGGTTCAGGGACAGATCACCACTAAGAG GTGACTGGCCCGAAAGAAACTTTGACCGATACACACAACCTGATTATCCGAGAGCATTACCAGTACCTGAAAGGAATGACTGTGAGATTATTGTAGTGTCAAAAGCTTTAAC AGAATATGCAGAGTACATAGAAGAGCGTCTGAAGAGATTAGGCATAGTCGTAGACCTTTTATTCCCCATGGAAGATGTGCCAATAGGCAAAGTGCTTGGTAACATTGCGTCACGTGGATGTCTTTACGCAATACTAGTTATGCCAACGAACCTTGAACACAGATCTCTCACGCTGACCATATTACATGGACTACCGCAAG AGCACCGCAACATGCCTATAGAAGACGCGTTGACGTTAATGTCGCGGAACTTCCAGGAGGTGCAGAGGGGAGGGGCGCGGGGGAGGGAGGCGGTGTACGCACTTCTGGGACAGCTGGCTGACGGACGAGCGCTTACCGTGCTGCAATACGACAAGGTCATCGAGTACCTCCAg GAACGCAGAGAGCAGCAAGTTAAATTAGAATTAGGGGAACCGACGCCAGCACCGAACAACAAAACTCAAGTTGATTTGCAACAGAGAATATTAAGTATACTCAATGACAAGAAGACGAAAACCGAATCACCTCCCGCCCCGTCCCCGCCTAAACCggaacaaaataaacttctgAACGACCCGACGGTCAGAAAGGCTTTAGATTCCATCTTGCAGAAGTTCATAtaa
- the LOC116772701 gene encoding uncharacterized protein LOC116772701 has product MPSGVIFMIYIPSSNFENILKYGKRGDLISINDAGETPQLEVELRYKKAKNIPIQFTQNHYDVFSATLENITEADEFFTMESILQELLRKLDVEQAIWVSDKPGNYYQVAFPLPTGDQCETMLHCLTQLGIGVRNKSIVNVLPCNVVHAASDHEIEDDESLLRKNEEVKRWRNFVESIRSKLTVKQVVDGVRGGGELSFDYLTLIITADSLAALGLVENNASNIVAAMLVSPLMGPVMSITFGTIIADRNLVRSGFESLILGMFLSLLFGFIFGLILGTTEMPWGFGDWPTEEMKSRGNVRSLWMGVLWALTSGTGVALALLQGSAGPLIGIAISASLLPPVVNCGLFWALACIWLLYPGVKIPHIKGEPYSGNSSYVPLYHDYLPIEFAINGIVSCCLTIVNVICIFITAIIFLKIKEVAAPYTSTPDLRRFWEQDIKVAREANRANLQQAEDDERTELVLEDMNQTDEGVKEKLEAAVQEALDDETYRKVKRMSYQSHNADEVIRTIGLHPRSPPSNRSSAIGSGVATPHNKGSNVNDIVTLDKLLTSLLGLQNKRPRSFRSHFGSPRASRLPTLQEFGQNRRIESWPEKIFEDSVVRNVISNLRASKRNSKISATDETFLTPK; this is encoded by the exons ATGCCTTCCGGTGTGATATTCATGATTTATATCCCGTCAAGTAATTTCGAAAACATCTTGAAGTACGGTAAACGTGGTGATCTGATATCTATTAATGATGCCGGAGAGACACCGCAATTGGAGGTTGAATTGCGTTATAAAAAAGCAAAGAATATACCAATACAGTTCACCCAGAACCACTACGATGTGTTCAGCGCAACCCTGGAAAATATAACGGAGGCAGACGAATTTTTTACCATGGAAAGC ATTTTACAGGAGTTGCTAAGAAAGCTCGATGTGGAGCAAGCGATATGGGTCAGCGATAAACCAGGCAACTACTACCAGGTCGCGTTCCCTCTACCGACAGGAGACCAATGCGAAACCATGTTGCATTGCCTCACGCAATTGGGCATTGGAGTTCGTAATAAATCTATCGTTAA CGTACTGCCGTGTAATGTAGTGCACGCCGCTTCGGATCACGAAATTGAAGACGATGAGTCACTGCT AAGGAAAAATGAAGAAGTAAAACGTTGGCGCAACTTCGTCGAATCAATCAGATCTAAATTGACAGTTAAACAGGTAGTGGACGGAGTCAGGGGAGGCGGCGAATTGTCATTTGACTATCTGACGTTGATTATAACTGCCGA ttCCTTGGCTGCTTTGGGTCTTGTGGAAAACAATGCATCAAACATAGTAGCCGCCATGCTGGTTTCCCCGTTAATGGGCCCCGTCATGTCAATTACGTTTGGTACAATTATCGCTGATCGAAATCTTGTGAGAAGCGGCTTCGAGAGTCTTATATTGGGCATGTTCCTATCTCTATTATTCGGTTTTATATTTGGGCTCATTCTCGGAACTACGGAAATGCCCTGGGGTTTTGGTGATTGGCCCACTGAAGAAATGAAGTCAAG AGGTAATGTGCGGTCATTATGGATGGGCGTCCTTTGGGCTTTGACCTCCGGGACAGGTGTAGCCCTCGCCCTACTTCAGGGCAGCGCTGGCCCACTGATAGGCATCGCCATATCTGCGTCTTTGTTACCACCAGTTGTTAATTGT GGCTTATTCTGGGCATTGGCATGTATATGGTTGTTGTACCCGGGCGTCAAAATACCACACATCAAAGGGGAGCCTTATTCTGGTAATTCGTCTTACGTCCCACTTTATCATGACTACTTGCCGATAGAATTTGCTATAAATG GTATTGTAAGCTGTTGTCTTACAATAGTAAACGTCATCTGCATATTCATAACCGcgataatatttctaaaaataaaagaagtgGCAGCCCCGTACACATCGACGCCGGACTTGAGACGTTTCTGGGAACAGGACATCAAGGTGGCAAGGGAAGCCAACCGTGCAAATTTACAGCAGGCTGAGGACGATGAAAGGACTGA ATTGGTGTTAGAAGACATGAATCAGACCGATGAGGGGGTAAAAGAAAAACTGGAAGCGGCCGTCCAAGAAGCACTCGACGACGAAACTTATAGAAAAGTCAAAAGAATGAGCTATCAAAGTCACAATGCTGACGAG gTAATCCGAACGATCGGTCTACACCCTCGTTCTCCGCCATCTAACCGCTCGAGTGCGATTGGTTCGGGGGTAGCAACCCCTCATAATAAGGGCTCCAATGTCAATGACATCGTAACACTGGACAAACTACTCACATCGTTGCTAGGACTACAGAATAAAAGGCCGAGATCGTTCAGGTCCCATTTTGGATCTCCAAGAGCGAGCAGGCTGCCTACGTTGCAGGAATTTGGACAAAATAGACGCATAGAATCCTGGCCAGAGAAAATATTTGAGGATAGCGTAGTCAGAAACGTTATTAGTAATTTGAGAGCCAGTAAgagaaattcaaaaatttcgGCAACTGACGAAACATTTTTAACGCCgaagtaa
- the LOC116772297 gene encoding nuclear receptor coactivator 5 isoform X1 has product MADKLTLDKVAMKDRATAHLRIYVGGLTDEANVDELYNHFIEYGQIDGIIINRIFGFVQFQQESSANDAIAKANGSVFQGKKITVRAALRNSGPKPRETETVTIKNDIPPAAPLSDNKMPVPEEVPEEQYDNYGNYDQGYREEDYDDGYKGWNERDVSRGGLRGRGRGRGRGRGSIRENDARGFRDRSPLRGDWPERNFDRYTQPDYPRALPVPERNDCEIIVVSKALTEYAEYIEERLKRLGIVVDLLFPMEDVPIGKVLGNIASRGCLYAILVMPTNLEHRSLTLTILHGLPQEHRNMPIEDALTLMSRNFQEVQRGGARGREAVYALLGQLADGRALTVLQYDKVIEYLQERREQQVKLELGEPTPAPNNKTQVDLQQRILSILNDKKTKTESPPAPSPPKPEQNKLLNDPTVRKALDSILQKFI; this is encoded by the exons ATGGCAG ATAAATTAACGCTCGATAAAGTTGCCATGAAAGATCGTGCAACGGCACATCTTCGAATATACGTTGGGGGGCTTACGGATGAGGCCAATGTAGACGAACTATACAACCATTTTATAGAGTATGGCCAAATTGACGGTATCATAATAAACAGAATATTCGGATTTGTACAATTCCAACAGGAATCAAGCGCTAATGATGCTATAGCAAAAGCAAATGGAAGTGTTTTTCAAGGCAAAAAGATAACAGTTAGAGCAGCTCTTAGAAATAGTGGACCAAAACC caGGGAAACAGAAacagtaacaattaaaaacgaCATTCCTCCCGCTGCACCTCTCAGTGATAATAAAATGCCTGTTCCAGAAGAGGTTCCTGAAGAACAATATGACAATTATGGAAACTATGATCAGG gTTATAGAGAAGAAGACTATGATGATGGTTACAAGGGTTGGAACGAGCGGGACGTATCTCGGGGAGGCTTGAGGGGGAGAGGCCGCGGTAGAGGCAGAGGGAGGGGGAGTATAAGAGAAAACGATGCTAGGGGGTTCAGGGACAGATCACCACTAAGAG GTGACTGGCCCGAAAGAAACTTTGACCGATACACACAACCTGATTATCCGAGAGCATTACCAGTACCTGAAAGGAATGACTGTGAGATTATTGTAGTGTCAAAAGCTTTAAC AGAATATGCAGAGTACATAGAAGAGCGTCTGAAGAGATTAGGCATAGTCGTAGACCTTTTATTCCCCATGGAAGATGTGCCAATAGGCAAAGTGCTTGGTAACATTGCGTCACGTGGATGTCTTTACGCAATACTAGTTATGCCAACGAACCTTGAACACAGATCTCTCACGCTGACCATATTACATGGACTACCGCAAG AGCACCGCAACATGCCTATAGAAGACGCGTTGACGTTAATGTCGCGGAACTTCCAGGAGGTGCAGAGGGGAGGGGCGCGGGGGAGGGAGGCGGTGTACGCACTTCTGGGACAGCTGGCTGACGGACGAGCGCTTACCGTGCTGCAATACGACAAGGTCATCGAGTACCTCCAg GAACGCAGAGAGCAGCAAGTTAAATTAGAATTAGGGGAACCGACGCCAGCACCGAACAACAAAACTCAAGTTGATTTGCAACAGAGAATATTAAGTATACTCAATGACAAGAAGACGAAAACCGAATCACCTCCCGCCCCGTCCCCGCCTAAACCggaacaaaataaacttctgAACGACCCGACGGTCAGAAAGGCTTTAGATTCCATCTTGCAGAAGTTCATAtaa
- the LOC116772296 gene encoding cell division cycle protein 27 homolog translates to MIVQEPIQVIVWDCLNNYEFDNAIFLAERLHAEVASEETAFLLGTCYYRARRLNEAHYLLQNIPLTLPQARFLLAKCCVDLKLYKDAEIALGTNLDIVASEFGEQAPYALQLLAKIFNTTERRTKAADASRKALALNPFMWKSFLQLCNMGEKVEPHQVFQINNAEFTFGVSTLVNLVSNSENISFVNSNIPNNANMNANVTPNNVSNRTPMTMSTSITPETQAPVKRMHSVFSGMAPIPFSPSFGMLPMEESPILYTPTLTDSNEQKAIPKIVNSLRAHVGQLKDAVFSPGPRCTLGPAPRRSSRLFSNNNSSYSVKENNKSPSRKFVAPKSPRKNKQRTAKNIKSNSDTNERTKNIETLTPTITPKNTNGVALLNLLKELGEAYKSLTLLDCKNAIKLFQEIPPKQLASPWVQTMIARAHYELAQYDAAAKIFAEIRKQHPNRTEGMDIYSTCLWHLQREAQLSALAQELVELDKNNSISWLAAGNCFSLHKERETALKFFKRAVQIDPEAAYAHALLGHEYAVAEETDKALTSFRTAVSIDPRNYVAWFGIATVYARQERWKASEVHIRRALAVHPHSGVLRCQLGLAQAALGKMDRALATLERAVALDTENPLCRFHRASVLLRAGRPQDALSDLHHLKDIAPRESLVYYLLGKVHNKLGNSHLALMHFSWATDLDPKGTGGHIKEGFDPSKQEDPPERTS, encoded by the exons TTGCATCGGAAGAAACTGCATTTTTATTGGGTACTTGTTACTACAGAGCTAGACGTCTGAATGAAGCCCATTATTTGCTACAAAATATACCACTTACATTGCCACAGGCCCGATTTCTTTTAGCTAAATGTTGTGTAGATCTAAAACT GTACAAGGATGCTGAAATTGCTCTAGGAACAAATTTAGACATTGTTGCCTCCGAGTTTGGGGAACAGGCACCCTACGCTCTGCAACTACtcgcaaaaatatttaatacaacagAAAGAAGAACAAAGGCGGCTGATGCCTCAAGGAAAGCACTCGCTCTTAACCCCTTCATGTGGAAATCATTTCTGCAACTATGTAACATGGGTGAAAAAGTAGAACCTCATCAGGTATTCCAAATAAACAATGCTGAATTTACATTTGGTGTATCGACATTAGTTAATCTAGTCAGTAACTCAGAGAATATATCATTTGTTAATAGTAACATTCCTAATAATGCTAATATGAATGCCAATGTTACTCCAAATAATGTGTCAAATCGTACACCTATGACAATGTCAACGAGCATCACACCCGAGACACAGGCACCTGTGAAAAGGATGCACAGTGTTTTTAGTGGAATGGCCCCAATACCATTTTCACCGTCTTTCGGAATGCTACCTATGGAAGAATCTCCTATATTATATACGCCAACTCTCACAGATTCAAACGAGCAGAAGGCTATTCCAAAGATTGTTAACTCATTAAGAGCACATGTTGGTCAGTTGAAAGATGCCGTGTTCAGTCCCGGTCCAAGATGTACACTTGGTCCGGCACCCCGGAGATCGTCAAGGTTGTTTAGCAATAACAATAGCAGTTATTcagtaaaagaaaacaataagtCACCAAGTAGGAAATTTGTCGCACCAAAAAGCccaagaaaaaataaacagcgGACAgctaaaaatatcaaaagcaACTCTGACACCAATGAGagaactaaaaatatagaaactttAACGCCTACGATAACGCCAAAGAATACGAATGGTGTAGCATTGTTGAACCTGCTTAAAGAGTTAGGAGAGGCTTATAAATCCCTAACACTTTTAGATTGTAAGAATGcaattaagttatttcaaGAAATACCGCCCAAACAGCTAGCGTCGCCGTGGGTTCAGACTATGATCGCTCGGGCTCACTATGAACTGGCACAATACGACGCTGCAGCTAAAATATTCGCCGAAATAAGAAAACAACACCCAAACAGAACTGAAGGGATGGATATATATAGTACTTGTTTATGGCATCTTCAACGTGAAGCACAGTTATCAGCTCTAGCGCAAGAGTTAGTCGAATTAGacaaaaacaattcaatttcATGGCTAGCAGCCGGTAACTGCTTCTCACTTCATAAAGAGCGTGAAACAGCTTTGAAATTCTTCAAGCGAGCTGTTCAAATCGACCCCGAAGCAGCATATGCTCATGCTTTGTTAGGTCACGAATATGCTGTAGCTGAAGAAACAGATAAAGCGCTGACAAGTTTCCGCACGGCTGTAAGTATTGATCCTCGTAATTACGTTGCCTGGTTCGGTATTGCAACGGTTTACGCCAGACAGGAACGTTGGAAAGCATCAGAGGTTCATATTCGCAGAGCCCTGGCTGTGCATCCCCATTCTGGTGTCCTGAGATGCCAACTGGGTTTGGCACAAGCCGCTTTAGGCAAAATGGACCGAGCGCTCGCTACTTTAGAAAGAGCCGTGGCATTGGACACAGAAAATCCTCTGTGCAGATTTCATAGGGCTTCAGTCTTGCTCAGAGCGGGGAGACCTCAGGACGCCCTATCTGACTTGCATCATTTGAAAGACATTGCACCAAGAGAATcgttagtttattatttacttgggAAGGTGCACAACAAACTTGGAAATTCCCACCTAGCCCTGATGCACTTCAGCTGGGCTACAGATTTGGATCCTAAAGGTACCGGTGGACACATTAAAGAAGGCTTTGACCCCTCCAAGCAAGAAGACCCTCCGGAAAGAACATCTTAG